From Paenibacillus sp. GP183, one genomic window encodes:
- a CDS encoding sugar ABC transporter substrate-binding protein: protein MKKWNKSGMLGVTLALVMTVSACGQAEKTAAPSAAAKPFAGKKITVFDLNHQWNDSIKAQLPQFEEATGMKVDLQAFAEDQLQQKLAVQFTSSSETPDVFMYRPYMDKILYSKNGWTAPLDDYVKKNASYEFADFSKATIEASTIDGKLMSIPLFTDQFVLYYRKDILQKNNIPIPKTLTELEAAAKKLHDPGKDFYGIVGRGQRSALVTAAASYVFSEGGDFIIGDKAAVNTPEAIRGFQIYANLLKNYGPQGTLNMSWPQAAGIFAQGKAAFYAETASIYKNTTDPEKSLVKDNVGFATFPAGTAGAKPYSTASWSLAMNPQGKNKDAAWAFMEWATNKENVLKVQRTGVPGARNSVWASKEGVETYPVDLAAAIQETMKIGIGHNVPQVISVGEARDAVGSIAVKAMLGEDIKAAADQANKELQAIIDKDKSK, encoded by the coding sequence ATGAAGAAATGGAACAAAAGCGGCATGCTGGGAGTGACGCTGGCTCTGGTCATGACGGTGTCCGCATGCGGACAAGCGGAAAAGACGGCGGCACCCTCTGCTGCGGCAAAGCCTTTTGCCGGGAAAAAAATTACTGTATTTGATCTCAACCATCAGTGGAACGATTCGATCAAAGCGCAGCTTCCTCAATTTGAAGAGGCCACGGGAATGAAAGTGGATCTCCAAGCCTTTGCAGAGGATCAGCTGCAGCAGAAATTGGCCGTTCAATTCACATCCAGTTCGGAAACGCCGGACGTTTTTATGTATCGACCTTATATGGATAAAATATTGTATTCCAAAAACGGATGGACAGCACCTTTAGACGATTATGTTAAGAAAAACGCAAGCTATGAGTTTGCCGATTTCTCCAAAGCAACCATAGAGGCCAGCACAATTGACGGTAAACTGATGTCCATTCCTCTGTTTACAGATCAATTTGTTTTATATTACCGCAAGGATATTTTGCAAAAAAATAATATACCTATCCCGAAAACGCTCACAGAGCTGGAAGCGGCGGCTAAAAAACTGCATGATCCGGGAAAAGACTTTTACGGCATTGTCGGCAGAGGTCAGCGCAGCGCATTGGTAACGGCAGCAGCCTCCTACGTTTTCTCGGAAGGCGGAGATTTTATAATCGGAGATAAGGCAGCGGTTAATACGCCGGAAGCGATTCGCGGCTTCCAAATTTATGCCAATTTATTGAAAAATTACGGTCCGCAAGGAACATTGAACATGAGCTGGCCTCAGGCAGCCGGAATATTCGCTCAAGGAAAGGCGGCATTTTATGCCGAAACGGCGTCCATATACAAAAATACTACGGATCCGGAGAAATCGCTTGTTAAGGACAATGTAGGTTTTGCAACGTTCCCGGCTGGAACTGCGGGAGCTAAACCCTACAGTACCGCATCCTGGTCGCTTGCTATGAACCCTCAAGGGAAAAATAAGGATGCTGCATGGGCATTTATGGAGTGGGCCACCAACAAAGAAAACGTTCTTAAGGTTCAACGTACCGGGGTGCCGGGAGCCCGCAATTCCGTTTGGGCTTCAAAGGAAGGCGTAGAAACGTATCCGGTCGACCTTGCGGCAGCCATTCAGGAAACCATGAAAATCGGTATCGGCCACAACGTCCCGCAGGTTATCAGCGTGGGTGAAGCGCGTGATGCCGTCGGAAGTATCGCCGTCAAGGCTATGCTGGGCGAAGATATTAAAGCGGCTGCCGACCAAGCGAACAAAGAGCTGCAAGCGATCATTGACAAAGACAAATCGAAATAA
- a CDS encoding IS1380 family transposase: MSSLQEYGMNFNPRMKVNFEGGDLTSDAGLLLYKEFDHKLGLTQTVKQLLVVHDPVHHRDHSNSDVVLQKIYQHLCGYHTDDHADDLSHEPLLTALLAKERLASQPTISRFNEKANIATAKSLENINEMLQGRAYAIETRDQFVLDLDSSGFATSGKQHGANYNHHYAQTGFHPLFCFDGLTGDCLRAELRAGNVYTSRQVVRFMGPILKRYQFWAPKALLVFRGDSGFAVPGLFDFAETKGHKYAIRLKANARLQSAAQEMADQVLNPQKLHERQVHYREIQYKAKSWNCARRVIVKMERPAGELIFQFTFIATNMTLQARNVIRFYFQRGHMENFIKEAKNGFACHKMSSTAFETNAVKLQLAMLAYNFNNWFRRLCLPERLKPSRMETLRTKLIKIAGKLIYSGRYWTWKLCSSCIYREPFLETLNNIQCLPRFG; this comes from the coding sequence ATGTCAAGTTTACAAGAGTACGGCATGAACTTCAACCCCCGAATGAAAGTGAATTTTGAAGGCGGCGATCTGACTTCGGACGCTGGCCTACTTCTATATAAAGAATTCGACCACAAACTTGGTCTTACTCAGACCGTTAAGCAATTACTCGTTGTACACGATCCCGTTCATCATCGGGATCATTCCAATTCAGATGTTGTGCTCCAGAAGATCTATCAGCATCTGTGTGGCTACCATACCGATGATCATGCAGATGACTTGTCTCACGAACCGTTGTTGACCGCCTTGTTAGCAAAAGAACGGCTGGCTTCTCAGCCGACAATCTCTCGCTTTAATGAAAAGGCGAATATCGCGACCGCCAAATCGTTGGAGAACATCAATGAAATGCTACAGGGCCGGGCATATGCAATCGAGACACGTGATCAGTTTGTGTTAGATTTGGATTCCTCCGGCTTTGCTACCTCAGGTAAGCAACATGGAGCGAACTATAATCATCACTACGCACAAACCGGATTCCATCCGCTGTTTTGCTTTGATGGATTGACTGGTGACTGTTTACGGGCGGAACTTCGTGCCGGCAACGTGTACACTTCCCGCCAGGTTGTACGATTTATGGGGCCTATCCTGAAACGTTATCAATTTTGGGCACCGAAGGCCTTACTTGTCTTTCGCGGGGACAGCGGCTTTGCCGTTCCGGGATTGTTTGACTTTGCCGAAACGAAGGGGCATAAATACGCGATCCGTCTGAAAGCCAATGCCCGTCTGCAATCTGCTGCACAAGAGATGGCAGACCAAGTGCTTAATCCCCAAAAGCTACATGAGAGACAAGTACACTACCGTGAAATCCAATACAAGGCGAAATCTTGGAATTGTGCGCGTCGTGTAATCGTTAAGATGGAACGGCCAGCAGGAGAGTTGATTTTTCAATTCACCTTTATTGCTACGAACATGACTTTGCAAGCACGTAACGTCATTCGCTTTTACTTTCAACGAGGTCACATGGAGAATTTCATCAAGGAAGCGAAGAACGGCTTTGCTTGCCATAAGATGAGTAGCACTGCATTCGAAACCAATGCCGTTAAATTACAATTGGCGATGTTGGCATATAACTTCAACAATTGGTTTCGCAGGTTGTGTTTACCCGAGAGACTCAAGCCAAGTCGTATGGAAACGCTGCGAACCAAACTGATTAAAATTGCGGGGAAATTGATCTATTCCGGCCGCTACTGGACATGGAAATTGTGCAGTTCCTGTATTTATCGTGAGCCATTCCTTGAAACCTTGAACAATATCCAATGCTTGCCTCGGTTCGGTTGA
- a CDS encoding IclR family transcriptional regulator C-terminal domain-containing protein, whose translation MKVSEKALFLDKLETVREEGFSSAEGEDHLGVRDYAVLVGNPRICLMAALAVPCLGQPNRNYSHAALLKALKACGQKITHSLGVSEP comes from the coding sequence ATGAAAGTTTCAGAGAAAGCTCTTTTCCTTGACAAGCTTGAGACAGTGAGGGAGGAAGGGTTCAGCAGTGCTGAAGGCGAGGATCACCTCGGCGTAAGAGATTACGCTGTTCTGGTCGGCAATCCGAGGATCTGTCTCATGGCGGCACTTGCAGTACCTTGCCTAGGACAGCCTAATCGGAACTATTCCCATGCAGCGCTGCTGAAAGCGCTGAAAGCATGCGGACAAAAGATTACACACTCGTTAGGCGTTTCCGAACCATAA
- a CDS encoding mandelate racemase/muconate lactonizing enzyme family protein, translating to MKITKVESFILHVPITPPITDAINVATHWGLAGVRIYTDEGFVGYGYTGTCANGDEMITDTIDRYYAPELLGKDPFMVKQIWDELRFGKMHWIGRSGITHMALAAVDIALWDIMSKAANKPLWQYLGGHKSKQIKAYNTNGGWLNWSKERLLRDVAEIVEQGFTGVKIKVGKTDPHEDYDRVKAVRKVIGEKTIFMIDVNQQWNINTAMTWGKKLEEFDLFWLEEPLNPDDIMGHKKLADELNVPIALGEHVYNKYAFRDYIHNGAVEYCQVDVTRVAGITEWLQVAGLAASYDIPICPHVGDMGQIHQHLVASTQNAIMLEYIPWIRHIFVEPATVKDGYYVLPEMPGASTEIIPSYFEQYRIK from the coding sequence ATGAAAATTACCAAGGTAGAGAGCTTTATTTTGCATGTTCCGATTACTCCACCGATTACAGATGCCATTAATGTTGCAACGCATTGGGGACTGGCGGGAGTTCGAATTTATACCGACGAAGGGTTCGTTGGCTATGGATATACGGGCACATGTGCAAATGGCGATGAGATGATCACTGATACGATTGATCGCTACTACGCACCGGAGCTGCTGGGTAAGGATCCGTTTATGGTCAAGCAAATCTGGGATGAGCTGCGGTTCGGCAAAATGCACTGGATCGGCCGCTCGGGCATTACTCACATGGCTTTGGCAGCGGTGGATATCGCCTTATGGGATATCATGTCCAAAGCGGCGAATAAGCCGTTGTGGCAATATCTTGGCGGTCATAAATCGAAACAAATCAAAGCATATAACACCAACGGAGGCTGGCTGAACTGGTCGAAGGAGCGTCTGCTTAGAGATGTAGCCGAGATCGTCGAACAGGGATTCACCGGTGTTAAGATAAAAGTGGGCAAAACGGATCCGCACGAAGATTACGATCGCGTCAAGGCCGTGCGCAAAGTGATCGGCGAGAAGACGATTTTTATGATCGACGTGAATCAACAATGGAATATCAACACTGCAATGACTTGGGGCAAGAAGCTGGAGGAGTTCGACCTGTTTTGGTTAGAGGAGCCGCTTAATCCAGATGACATTATGGGCCATAAAAAGCTTGCAGACGAGCTGAATGTACCCATTGCCCTGGGGGAGCACGTGTACAACAAATATGCATTCCGCGACTACATACACAACGGTGCCGTAGAATATTGTCAAGTGGATGTGACACGGGTGGCCGGTATTACGGAATGGCTTCAAGTAGCTGGCTTGGCGGCTTCCTATGATATTCCCATTTGTCCGCATGTAGGCGATATGGGTCAGATTCATCAGCATTTGGTTGCGTCCACACAAAACGCCATCATGCTGGAGTATATTCCGTGGATCCGACATATTTTTGTAGAACCTGCAACGGTTAAAGATGGGTACTATGTGTTGCCGGAAATGCCGGGAGCCTCTACGGAAATTATCCCATCTTATTTTGAACAATATCGTATCAAATAG
- a CDS encoding IclR family transcriptional regulator has translation MDKKYWVPALEKSHEILNMIASQPHKLRLIDLSKQLGIHKSSLFSLLSTMEALHWVERNKSDTYALGSLIGTLGSQYFRGYDIITSFHQEAAMTMRSIGETIQLAKLEKNEVLYLAKEVAPSPVQLVSEPGMRLPAHATALGKAMLSVLQEVDVLELYRGVSLASLTPYTLTTLDSLLNNLRLVQSDGCSYDLQEAVLGFCCISAPVMNQSSQAVVAVSCSMPLHAWEQKRDRAKEDIVGLAQRLSVGLA, from the coding sequence ATGGACAAGAAATATTGGGTTCCCGCTTTAGAAAAGTCACACGAGATTCTGAATATGATTGCTTCCCAGCCGCACAAGCTTAGATTGATTGACCTTTCCAAGCAGTTGGGCATTCACAAAAGCTCCCTGTTTTCCTTGCTTTCCACGATGGAAGCGCTGCATTGGGTAGAACGGAACAAGTCAGATACGTATGCTTTAGGATCGCTGATCGGTACTTTGGGCAGCCAATATTTTCGCGGTTACGACATCATTACTTCTTTTCATCAAGAGGCTGCCATGACTATGCGGAGCATTGGGGAGACCATCCAGCTCGCAAAGCTGGAAAAGAATGAGGTGCTTTATTTAGCCAAGGAGGTAGCGCCTTCTCCTGTTCAATTGGTTTCCGAACCTGGGATGAGGCTTCCGGCGCATGCTACAGCTCTTGGCAAAGCGATGCTTTCCGTGCTTCAAGAAGTCGATGTGCTTGAGTTATATAGGGGTGTTTCACTTGCGAGTCTTACTCCCTACACGTTAACCACACTTGATTCGCTTCTGAATAATTTGAGGCTCGTCCAATCTGATGGCTGCTCCTACGACCTCCAGGAAGCTGTTCTGGGATTTTGTTGTATCAGCGCGCCGGTTATGAATCAAAGCAGCCAGGCCGTTGTCGCCGTCAGCTGCTCGATGCCCCTGCACGCCTGGGAACAAAAAAGGGATAGGGCTAAAGAAGATATTGTTGGGCTGGCCCAAAGGCTCTCTGTTGGATTAGCTTGA
- a CDS encoding glucose 1-dehydrogenase — translation MRLKDKVTLITGSGSGIGKSSAHYFAREGATVIINDLDEQKGQETVREIAELGGEAVFIHADVTHPESVKAMVDEALGQFGRIDVLFNNAGISGVGAIHEIEPDAWDRVISVNIRGVFLPCKYVLPSMMERRSGNIINMSSCIAEIGLARRASYSATKGAVLALTKSMQVDYAPYNIRVNALLPGTILTPFVENYLKTSYDDPEEAIESLKKRQLSGDLGRPEDVAQAAVFLASDESKFMMGSPLYIDGGVVFGKNA, via the coding sequence ATGAGATTGAAAGACAAAGTTACATTAATTACCGGGTCAGGATCGGGAATCGGCAAGAGCTCTGCGCATTATTTTGCCAGAGAAGGCGCAACGGTAATCATCAATGATTTGGACGAGCAAAAAGGGCAAGAAACTGTACGGGAAATTGCGGAATTGGGTGGGGAAGCGGTTTTCATCCATGCCGATGTGACCCATCCGGAATCTGTTAAAGCTATGGTCGATGAAGCGCTGGGTCAATTCGGCCGTATCGACGTGCTGTTTAACAATGCAGGCATCAGCGGTGTTGGTGCGATTCACGAAATTGAACCGGATGCTTGGGATAGAGTGATCTCTGTCAATATCAGAGGGGTGTTCTTGCCATGTAAATATGTGCTTCCTTCCATGATGGAGAGAAGGTCAGGAAATATTATCAACATGTCTTCCTGCATCGCAGAAATCGGATTGGCCCGCAGAGCTTCCTACTCAGCTACGAAAGGCGCTGTGCTGGCGCTGACTAAATCCATGCAGGTCGATTATGCCCCTTATAACATTCGTGTAAACGCTCTTCTGCCGGGGACGATTCTTACGCCATTTGTTGAAAATTATTTAAAGACTTCATATGACGATCCGGAAGAAGCCATTGAATCACTCAAAAAGCGCCAATTAAGCGGAGATTTGGGCAGACCTGAAGATGTGGCGCAAGCGGCAGTATTTCTGGCATCGGATGAATCGAAATTTATGATGGGCTCGCCTTTATACATTGATGGCGGTGTTGTTTTCGGAAAAAACGCATAG
- a CDS encoding fumarylacetoacetate hydrolase family protein translates to MKLLTFYKNESLQLGIKTTHGILDVAAVSSASNFQNQLIPDSIHKVIEGGASAVAALQNLVDRLESSSAGDPYWLDEASLTLGPCVTHPNKIICVGLNYRKHAEETNAAIPQYPILFNKFNNTLTGHGDSIPLPKVSAKVDYEAELVIVIGKTAKYISKEQALDHVFGYCNVNDLSARDLQMRTQQWLLGKSCDKFSPLGPYLVTSDEIGDPNQLTIQCTVNGEVRQNSNTSDMIFHCDEIVSYISQHMTLVSGDIILTGTPEGVVLGYPPEKQVYLRDGDVVTIEIEKLGKLTNQMVAELQ, encoded by the coding sequence ATGAAACTACTTACTTTTTATAAAAATGAAAGTTTACAATTGGGCATTAAGACGACTCATGGCATTCTGGATGTGGCAGCTGTATCAAGCGCATCTAATTTTCAAAACCAACTCATCCCTGATTCCATACATAAAGTTATTGAGGGCGGTGCTTCAGCAGTCGCTGCTCTTCAAAATTTGGTGGATCGTTTGGAATCGTCCTCCGCAGGTGATCCCTATTGGCTGGATGAGGCTTCCTTGACATTAGGTCCATGTGTCACCCACCCCAACAAAATAATTTGTGTGGGCCTTAATTATCGCAAGCATGCCGAAGAAACAAATGCGGCTATTCCACAGTATCCCATTTTGTTTAACAAATTCAACAATACCCTTACTGGGCATGGCGACTCTATCCCATTACCCAAAGTATCTGCTAAGGTAGATTATGAAGCGGAACTGGTCATTGTCATCGGGAAAACAGCGAAATACATCAGTAAGGAGCAAGCTTTGGACCATGTGTTCGGATACTGTAATGTGAATGATCTATCTGCGCGCGATCTGCAAATGCGAACTCAGCAATGGCTGCTCGGTAAATCATGCGACAAATTTTCACCTTTAGGTCCGTATCTGGTGACATCCGATGAAATCGGCGATCCGAACCAGTTGACTATCCAGTGTACGGTCAATGGCGAAGTTCGCCAAAACTCCAACACATCGGATATGATTTTCCATTGTGATGAAATCGTCAGCTATATTTCCCAGCACATGACATTGGTCTCCGGTGATATTATATTGACTGGCACACCTGAGGGCGTCGTGCTGGGTTATCCGCCAGAGAAGCAAGTGTATCTTCGTGACGGCGATGTGGTGACCATTGAGATCGAAAAGCTGGGCAAATTAACCAATCAAATGGTTGCGGAATTACAATAG
- a CDS encoding R2-like ligand-binding oxidase, translating into MNMKHEQFTTTSRSLREDSLPYRLFQKAKKFGIWDPKDIDFRQDVLDWTTLTESQRIGTLGLLSQFQAGEEAVTLDLLPLVMTIAREGRLEEEMYLTTFLFEEAKHTEFFRIVLNVLGVNEDISKYHVPTYRKIFYEILPETMNRLLIDHTPEALADASVLYNMFVEGVLAETGYWSFYQGLNKMGKMPGLMKGIGYLKKDESRHIGYGTFLLQRLICEHPHLFDRIANRMQELAPMALSINREIGESNGKSPFDIPPEASLQFSMTQVQIRMDILKRAIGKSIDEIYRTPEEVVGVID; encoded by the coding sequence CTGAATATGAAACATGAACAATTCACAACAACAAGTCGTTCGCTGCGAGAGGATTCTTTGCCATATCGTTTGTTTCAAAAGGCAAAGAAATTTGGGATCTGGGATCCGAAAGATATAGATTTCAGACAAGATGTTTTGGATTGGACAACGTTGACAGAATCACAGCGCATTGGAACGCTGGGTCTGCTATCCCAGTTCCAAGCAGGAGAAGAAGCGGTTACCCTCGATTTGCTGCCGCTTGTTATGACTATTGCCAGAGAAGGACGACTCGAAGAAGAAATGTATCTCACGACTTTCCTATTTGAAGAAGCGAAACACACGGAGTTTTTCCGCATCGTCTTGAATGTCCTAGGTGTTAACGAAGATATTTCTAAGTATCATGTACCCACATACCGTAAGATTTTTTATGAGATTTTGCCTGAAACCATGAATCGATTATTAATTGACCATACACCAGAAGCGTTAGCAGATGCGTCAGTCTTATACAATATGTTCGTAGAGGGCGTTCTGGCTGAAACAGGTTATTGGTCTTTTTACCAAGGTCTGAATAAAATGGGTAAAATGCCAGGGCTAATGAAGGGAATAGGCTATCTTAAGAAAGACGAATCCCGACATATTGGATACGGAACGTTCTTGCTTCAAAGGCTGATTTGTGAGCATCCGCATCTTTTTGATCGAATTGCCAATCGTATGCAGGAACTGGCACCGATGGCTTTATCCATAAACCGGGAAATTGGTGAGAGCAATGGTAAAAGCCCGTTTGATATCCCTCCGGAAGCATCATTGCAGTTCTCAATGACTCAGGTCCAAATTCGAATGGATATTCTTAAACGGGCAATCGGGAAATCTATAGATGAGATTTACAGAACTCCGGAAGAAGTGGTTGGCGTTATTGATTAG
- a CDS encoding chromate resistance protein ChrB domain-containing protein, with the protein MKWVSREHGNVERVACPWLIKRFIDTDAEFVFVPNDTDPATITDGTPYDMKGVELGHHNGRCSFESFLLKYELDKDPALVYMGSIIHGADIPVDIDITPESAGIRAIGFGFHYLGVDDLEKIRIQSAMYDALYAWCQRKTRVI; encoded by the coding sequence ATGAAATGGGTATCTAGAGAACATGGAAATGTAGAGCGGGTAGCATGCCCTTGGCTAATTAAACGATTTATAGATACTGATGCAGAATTTGTATTTGTTCCTAACGATACAGATCCGGCCACCATTACAGACGGCACCCCCTATGATATGAAAGGGGTAGAACTCGGGCATCACAATGGCCGCTGCAGCTTCGAATCATTCCTTTTAAAATATGAATTGGACAAGGATCCCGCACTCGTTTATATGGGCTCTATCATTCATGGAGCGGATATTCCTGTGGATATCGATATAACACCAGAGTCAGCGGGTATTAGAGCGATAGGGTTTGGATTTCATTATTTAGGTGTAGATGATCTCGAGAAAATCCGGATACAATCCGCAATGTATGACGCATTGTATGCTTGGTGCCAACGAAAAACACGAGTGATTTAA
- a CDS encoding Chromate resistance protein ChrB yields the protein MNWILFVYKIPPKPTKYRAAVWREMKKIGALYLQDGVCLVPDFDDVQLYISALGEKIVSFGGHEYSFHSKAFSEEQNKDLIRQFDEAREKEYEELIPWIQSIMQYFEEEEAWEYSESQIQKIKEEFRKMQRQFQIVSSRDYFETAMGKKLQLMIDQCRKQMNQHF from the coding sequence TTGAATTGGATACTATTCGTTTATAAAATTCCGCCCAAACCAACTAAGTACCGTGCTGCTGTATGGAGAGAAATGAAAAAAATCGGCGCTTTGTATTTACAGGACGGCGTCTGCCTTGTACCTGATTTCGATGATGTGCAGCTGTATATCAGCGCCCTGGGCGAAAAAATAGTTTCTTTCGGCGGCCACGAATATTCCTTTCATTCCAAGGCGTTTTCCGAGGAGCAAAACAAAGATTTGATTCGGCAGTTTGACGAAGCGAGGGAGAAGGAATATGAGGAATTAATCCCTTGGATCCAAAGTATCATGCAATATTTTGAAGAAGAAGAAGCTTGGGAGTATAGTGAATCACAGATTCAGAAAATTAAAGAAGAATTTCGGAAAATGCAACGGCAGTTTCAAATCGTGAGTTCAAGGGATTATTTCGAGACAGCAATGGGAAAAAAGTTGCAATTGATGATCGACCAATGCAGAAAACAAATGAATCAGCATTTTTAA
- a CDS encoding extracellular solute-binding protein, with amino-acid sequence MLKKLKYIATVSSVLSIAALLATGCGSVSTPNQNASANSTSSPAANSSAPTASSSSAPTASPAAVSKELVVYSATGFDKPVADAFQKKTGITVKLVQDSTGPLLARLQAENSNPQWDIIWADGAPSMQGLDNQNMLLKDYVPATSSNYTDLGKKLVPSDNSYHPVTVTAAGAIAYNTQLVKDSEVPKDWSDLLTPTYKGAFAMNNPSISGPTYTTVFGLMMLQGGISQGEDFFAKFKANGLTVFDSNGPTLTNLLKGTVKFAIAQDSAIIAKMKDKANPIKIAYPASGVSTLSNNIAIDAKAPHLDAAKQFVDYVLTVEAQKLAQAADTGDAAFESIIQGAPAAAGLRPDGIKWNTVDPIAGAQHENEVKTWFTQNIVQK; translated from the coding sequence ATGTTGAAAAAGCTAAAGTACATTGCAACTGTTAGTTCCGTATTAAGTATTGCCGCATTGCTTGCAACAGGTTGTGGATCTGTGAGTACGCCCAATCAAAATGCCTCAGCAAATTCAACTTCTTCACCTGCCGCAAATTCATCCGCTCCGACTGCTTCAAGCTCATCTGCACCAACCGCTTCTCCAGCAGCAGTTAGCAAAGAACTCGTTGTCTATTCAGCAACAGGTTTTGATAAGCCCGTAGCGGATGCTTTCCAAAAGAAAACAGGCATTACAGTCAAACTTGTACAGGATTCAACAGGACCTCTGCTCGCGAGATTACAAGCTGAAAATTCTAATCCACAGTGGGATATCATATGGGCCGATGGCGCACCCAGTATGCAAGGGCTCGACAATCAGAATATGCTTTTAAAAGATTATGTACCAGCTACCTCTTCCAACTATACAGATCTGGGGAAAAAGCTGGTGCCTAGCGATAATTCGTATCATCCAGTAACCGTTACAGCTGCCGGAGCGATAGCTTATAATACACAATTAGTGAAAGATTCAGAGGTTCCAAAAGATTGGTCCGACTTATTAACTCCAACATATAAAGGCGCTTTTGCAATGAATAATCCTAGTATTTCTGGACCGACCTATACCACGGTTTTTGGCTTGATGATGCTTCAAGGCGGAATTTCCCAAGGTGAGGATTTCTTTGCAAAATTTAAAGCGAATGGCTTGACCGTATTTGATTCAAACGGTCCGACGCTGACAAACCTTCTCAAAGGAACTGTAAAGTTTGCAATCGCGCAAGACTCAGCTATCATTGCCAAGATGAAAGATAAAGCCAACCCGATAAAAATCGCTTATCCTGCATCTGGCGTTTCGACGCTAAGCAACAATATTGCGATTGATGCAAAGGCTCCTCATTTGGATGCGGCCAAACAATTTGTCGATTATGTACTAACTGTAGAGGCTCAGAAACTTGCCCAAGCTGCTGACACAGGAGATGCTGCATTTGAATCCATTATTCAAGGGGCTCCTGCTGCTGCGGGTTTGCGTCCTGACGGCATCAAGTGGAATACAGTTGATCCAATCGCAGGCGCTCAGCACGAGAACGAAGTGAAAACATGGTTTACGCAGAACATTGTTCAAAAATAA